One part of the bacterium genome encodes these proteins:
- a CDS encoding PAS domain S-box protein, with product MKQRKKKLKEELRSFWFIPLRLSIFLLLFGAVVLTESIQRQTFWPFLLYSLATLVFLLVIEVDARLFRPGFLRFIIFFHFVFELFAEAALIRSSGQITTQYSILFLLTIVSASLVYRLVGTISIATLAAFTYAFASGLNNVFERGTTLSLEQIRTTFQGDDVFYAIFLHVCTFYLVAFISGFLAQKLRAKEGELSHASEELERVQLDTDDILQNLHSGLVTIDNVGKIVYFNRAAESILGYRHIDIKGKNFLEVFNRQMPEFCERILSVLKLAKPSVRTELEVVCKDGSRLPIGLSASVLGDERVGIRGVVAVFQDLTIAKEMERALMKADRLAAVGELSARIAHEIRNPLASISGSVEVLKSETDLHGDNARLMELIVKESERLSRILTNFLSYARTAPVLSTKIELVSTIGDTLDLMRHSQKIPQGVALEFATEQPLVYVIGEEDQIRQIVINIIGNALDAVDPEDGKVTVKVESPAPDGRFSTTDWVQLTISDNGIGLNSEVREKLFEPFFSRKKGGTGLGLAIVKRCLDNIKGQISVESAPGAGAKFRIYLRRYIQTREEESAKSPASAEMKSPVA from the coding sequence ATGAAGCAGCGTAAGAAAAAACTAAAAGAAGAACTCCGCAGTTTCTGGTTCATCCCGCTGCGGCTGTCTATATTCCTGCTCCTTTTTGGCGCCGTCGTGCTAACCGAGAGCATTCAGCGGCAGACTTTTTGGCCGTTTCTGCTTTATTCACTGGCAACGCTGGTCTTCTTGCTTGTTATCGAAGTCGATGCGCGCCTCTTCCGGCCCGGATTTCTGCGATTTATTATCTTCTTCCATTTTGTTTTCGAGCTGTTTGCCGAAGCAGCTCTGATCCGTAGTTCCGGCCAAATCACAACGCAGTATTCGATACTTTTCCTGTTGACCATCGTCTCGGCGAGCCTGGTCTACCGATTGGTCGGAACGATTTCCATTGCGACGCTGGCCGCTTTCACTTACGCGTTCGCTTCTGGGCTGAACAATGTTTTCGAACGAGGCACAACACTCTCGCTCGAACAAATTCGCACAACTTTCCAGGGTGATGATGTCTTCTATGCCATATTCCTGCACGTCTGCACATTCTATTTGGTTGCATTCATATCCGGATTCTTGGCGCAGAAGCTTCGAGCAAAGGAAGGTGAGTTGTCGCACGCTTCCGAAGAACTCGAGCGTGTGCAACTCGATACTGATGACATCTTGCAGAATCTTCATTCCGGATTGGTGACAATCGACAACGTCGGAAAGATCGTCTATTTCAACCGTGCCGCCGAGTCGATTCTCGGATACCGACACATCGACATCAAGGGCAAGAACTTCCTCGAGGTCTTCAATCGTCAAATGCCTGAGTTCTGCGAACGAATACTTTCCGTGCTGAAGCTTGCCAAACCAAGCGTCCGAACCGAGCTCGAGGTCGTCTGCAAAGATGGTTCACGCCTTCCAATCGGTCTCAGTGCTTCTGTACTGGGTGATGAGCGCGTCGGTATCCGCGGCGTCGTAGCGGTATTCCAGGACCTGACCATCGCCAAGGAGATGGAAAGGGCGCTGATGAAGGCCGACCGACTCGCTGCCGTCGGTGAGCTCTCGGCTCGAATCGCCCACGAAATTCGCAATCCGCTCGCGTCAATTTCCGGTTCGGTAGAAGTACTCAAAAGCGAAACTGACCTGCACGGTGACAATGCCCGCTTGATGGAGTTAATCGTCAAGGAGTCGGAACGTCTCTCGCGAATACTAACCAACTTCCTTAGCTATGCCCGCACTGCACCTGTGCTCTCGACAAAAATCGAACTCGTTTCGACTATCGGCGACACACTTGACTTGATGCGCCATAGTCAGAAAATTCCTCAAGGTGTAGCGCTCGAATTTGCCACCGAACAGCCGCTGGTCTACGTCATCGGTGAGGAGGACCAGATTCGTCAAATTGTCATCAACATCATTGGCAATGCGCTCGACGCCGTCGATCCGGAAGATGGCAAGGTCACTGTCAAAGTCGAATCCCCGGCGCCCGATGGACGATTCTCAACAACTGATTGGGTACAATTGACGATCTCCGACAATGGCATCGGCCTTAACAGTGAAGTCCGCGAAAAATTATTCGAGCCATTTTTCTCTCGGAAAAAGGGCGGAACGGGTTTGGGTCTGGCTATTGTCAAACGCTGCCTTGATAACATAAAGGGGCAAATCAGCGTTGAATCTGCGCCGGGGGCGGGCGCGAAGTTTCGCATTTACTTGCGTCGCTACATCCAGACACGCGAAGAAGAGTCCGCCAAGTCGCCGGCATCAGCTGAAATGAAATCCCCAGTCGCCTAA
- a CDS encoding type II secretion system F family protein, with translation MPVFEYKGKTVTGSAVEGELKVKDRGELERILRRNKILVDKVNRKPSQVSFKIGTGVKKIHVSRFTRQFATMIGAGLPMVQCLDILSKQMDSQEFCKIIGEIKDAVSSGSTLSEAMSKHKKVFDELYVNMVEAGEMGGALDTILVRLANYREKADALTRKVKGALVYPAVVSFVATAVTVAMLTFIVPIFAKMFANLGAELPAPTQVVLQISEFLQRFFLLIIGFVIAAVVGLKMMLKNEEGRFQFDKFMLKTPVFGDLIRKSAVARFTRTLGTLIQSGVTILDALEITAKTAGNKVLQRAIKKSVLSIAEGDTITNPLKESGVFPPMVIQMIGVGEKTGGLDDMLSKIADFYDEEVDAAVHALTSMIEPLVIVVMGVVIGGILIAMYLPMFDIIGKIS, from the coding sequence ATGCCGGTTTTTGAATACAAAGGCAAAACGGTCACCGGGTCCGCCGTCGAAGGCGAACTTAAGGTAAAAGACCGTGGCGAGCTCGAACGGATTTTACGACGCAACAAGATCCTCGTTGACAAGGTCAATAGGAAGCCTTCGCAGGTGTCGTTCAAGATCGGTACGGGCGTCAAGAAGATTCACGTTTCCCGTTTTACGCGCCAGTTCGCAACGATGATCGGCGCCGGTCTGCCGATGGTTCAGTGTCTTGACATCTTGTCAAAGCAGATGGACTCGCAGGAATTCTGCAAGATCATCGGCGAGATTAAAGACGCCGTCTCTTCGGGCTCGACTCTTTCCGAAGCAATGAGCAAGCACAAAAAGGTGTTTGACGAACTTTATGTCAACATGGTAGAAGCAGGCGAAATGGGCGGTGCTCTCGATACGATTCTCGTACGACTTGCCAACTATCGCGAAAAGGCCGACGCATTGACTCGCAAGGTCAAAGGCGCATTGGTCTATCCGGCCGTCGTTTCATTCGTTGCTACCGCCGTTACGGTTGCCATGTTAACCTTTATTGTGCCGATTTTCGCCAAGATGTTTGCCAACCTCGGCGCTGAGCTTCCCGCACCGACGCAGGTCGTGCTGCAAATCTCTGAATTCTTGCAGCGCTTTTTCCTTTTGATTATTGGCTTCGTCATTGCTGCTGTTGTCGGTCTTAAGATGATGCTCAAGAATGAAGAAGGCCGCTTCCAGTTCGACAAGTTCATGCTCAAGACTCCCGTCTTCGGCGACCTGATTCGTAAATCAGCCGTCGCACGTTTCACCAGAACGCTTGGTACGCTGATTCAGTCCGGTGTAACGATTCTCGACGCACTGGAAATCACTGCCAAGACCGCAGGCAACAAGGTTCTGCAGAGAGCAATTAAGAAATCAGTACTCTCTATCGCCGAAGGTGACACGATTACCAACCCGTTGAAAGAGTCTGGTGTGTTCCCTCCGATGGTTATTCAGATGATCGGCGTCGGCGAAAAGACCGGCGGCTTGGATGACATGTTGTCCAAGATCGCCGACTTCTACGACGAAGAAGTGGACGCTGCCGTGCACGCTCTGACCTCGATGATCGAACCACTGGTTATCGTCGTAATGGGTGTGGTTATCGGCGGTATTTTGATCGCTATGTATCTTCCGATGTTCGACATTATCGGCAAGATCAGCTAA
- the pilB gene encoding type IV-A pilus assembly ATPase PilB, protein MPAAKDLGTMLVDAGKISSDQLTQALTLVEKGKGRLEQVLIQIGAVNDEEELTSFIGKQLNIGAIRLSDLELNPEIVKLIPSDIARKFNVIAVSKLGKTLVVAISDPNNIYVLDAIKFITGCTVQPVISPEGTIQKAIEHYYSNSSQYTEILKGLEDSELEVISATSEEVSDMELQSAVQDKPLVKLVDSIISEAVRKGASDIHIETYEKRLRLRYRIDGELMEMSPLPFKYRAAIVSRVKIMAELDSSERRLPQDGRIKIKIADRAIDLRVSVLPTIFGEKVVMRILDPKSLMHDLTHLGFPEMSLKKFQHAIGLPYGIVLVTGPTGSGKTTTLYSALKAINTTDVNIMTAEDPVEFNFDGINQVAVRSDIGLSFAAALRSFLRQDPDVVMIGEIRDAETAEIAVRASLTGHLVFSTLHTNDAPSSVNRLIDMGIPNYLVASAAKLIMAQRMVRKICKRCKEEAKVLPEVLIKLGVAEDELATFKAYEGRGCSECNNTGMSGRTGLFEVMEITPGVERLILESASAPDLQAAAIQEGMQTLRMAGIEKVRNGICNIEQILAETS, encoded by the coding sequence ATGCCAGCCGCAAAAGATTTAGGGACGATGCTCGTTGATGCGGGCAAGATCAGCAGCGATCAACTGACTCAGGCGCTCACCCTTGTTGAAAAAGGGAAGGGACGTCTGGAACAGGTGCTGATCCAGATAGGAGCGGTTAACGATGAAGAGGAATTGACCTCGTTTATCGGAAAACAACTCAATATCGGTGCTATTCGTCTGTCTGATCTTGAGCTCAACCCGGAAATCGTCAAGCTGATTCCTTCAGACATTGCGCGCAAGTTCAATGTCATCGCAGTGAGTAAACTCGGTAAGACGCTGGTTGTCGCAATCAGCGATCCGAATAATATCTATGTTCTCGATGCCATCAAGTTCATTACCGGCTGCACTGTTCAACCGGTCATCTCGCCTGAAGGAACAATCCAGAAGGCGATCGAACATTACTATTCGAATTCGTCGCAGTATACGGAAATTCTCAAAGGACTCGAAGATTCTGAGCTTGAAGTCATATCAGCTACTTCAGAAGAAGTCAGCGACATGGAGCTGCAGTCGGCAGTCCAGGACAAACCGCTGGTCAAGCTTGTCGACTCTATCATCTCTGAAGCTGTTCGCAAGGGTGCTTCGGATATTCACATCGAAACCTACGAAAAGCGACTTCGCTTGCGCTATCGTATCGACGGCGAACTGATGGAAATGTCCCCGCTTCCGTTCAAGTATCGCGCAGCCATCGTCAGCCGCGTCAAGATCATGGCCGAACTCGACAGTTCCGAACGCCGTCTGCCTCAGGACGGACGCATCAAGATCAAGATCGCCGACCGTGCTATCGACTTGCGCGTTTCGGTGCTTCCAACAATCTTCGGCGAAAAAGTCGTAATGCGAATTCTCGACCCGAAGTCACTGATGCATGATCTGACGCATCTCGGCTTCCCCGAAATGTCATTGAAGAAATTCCAGCACGCGATTGGCTTGCCCTATGGAATCGTACTCGTAACCGGTCCAACCGGTTCTGGTAAAACGACGACGCTATACTCGGCGCTCAAAGCAATCAATACTACCGATGTCAACATCATGACCGCCGAGGACCCGGTCGAATTCAACTTCGACGGCATCAATCAGGTTGCTGTCCGCTCCGACATCGGACTAAGCTTTGCCGCCGCGCTTAGATCCTTCCTTCGTCAGGACCCGGATGTGGTCATGATCGGTGAAATTCGTGACGCCGAAACGGCGGAAATTGCGGTGCGTGCATCGCTGACAGGGCATTTGGTGTTCAGCACTCTGCACACCAACGATGCTCCATCATCGGTGAACCGACTCATTGATATGGGTATTCCGAATTACCTCGTGGCTTCGGCCGCAAAATTGATCATGGCACAACGTATGGTCCGCAAAATTTGCAAGCGTTGTAAAGAAGAAGCCAAAGTGCTTCCTGAGGTTCTGATCAAGCTGGGTGTCGCTGAAGATGAACTCGCAACATTCAAGGCGTACGAGGGCCGCGGCTGCAGCGAGTGCAACAACACCGGCATGTCCGGCCGTACCGGTCTGTTTGAAGTCATGGAAATTACGCCGGGGGTCGAGCGCCTGATTTTGGAAAGCGCCTCTGCACCTGATCTTCAGGCGGCAGCGATTCAAGAAGGTATGCAAACACTTCGCATGGCCGGAATTGAGAAAGTTAGAAACGGAATCTGCAATATAGAACAGATTCTTGCCGAGACTTCATAG
- a CDS encoding type IV pilus twitching motility protein PilT encodes MINLRELLEILLEKKGSDLHLSVGTPPQIRVDGRLVSLDMDVLTPETTKKLAYSMMSEKQKQRFEENNELDMSFGIENMSRFRCNVFTQRGNISVALRQIPFKVPSFEELGVDKTVVEFANTPKGLVLITGPTGSGKSTTLAALIDKINKERHSHILTVEDPIEYLHRHQNCLVNQREVGADTRSFAIALKYALRQDPDVVLVGEMRDLETVSEALNISETGHLTFATLHTNSCAETINRVIDVFPVNQQEQIRVTLSFVLQGVVSQQLIPRIGGGRCLATEIMVCTPAIRALIRDDKIHQVYSMLQSGQKYGMKTMNMSLAELYLSRKITIGEAMSRSSNVQELNEMLSRVQSVAEVHR; translated from the coding sequence ATGATTAATCTGCGTGAACTGCTGGAGATTCTTCTGGAGAAGAAGGGCTCCGATCTGCACTTATCAGTCGGAACGCCGCCACAAATTCGCGTGGATGGCCGCCTTGTATCGCTAGATATGGACGTCTTGACTCCGGAAACGACTAAGAAGCTTGCTTACAGCATGATGTCTGAAAAACAGAAGCAGCGTTTCGAGGAAAATAACGAACTCGACATGTCGTTCGGTATTGAAAACATGAGCCGCTTTCGCTGTAACGTGTTTACCCAACGAGGTAATATCTCGGTGGCTCTCCGACAGATTCCATTTAAGGTGCCATCGTTTGAAGAACTCGGCGTCGACAAGACCGTTGTCGAATTCGCCAATACTCCCAAGGGTCTGGTTCTGATTACGGGACCTACCGGTTCCGGCAAATCTACAACCTTGGCGGCTTTGATCGACAAAATCAACAAGGAACGGCACTCGCATATCCTGACAGTCGAAGATCCAATCGAATATCTGCATCGCCACCAGAATTGTCTGGTGAATCAACGCGAAGTCGGCGCCGACACCCGCTCGTTCGCAATAGCGCTCAAATACGCACTGCGTCAAGATCCTGACGTCGTGCTCGTCGGCGAAATGAGAGATCTCGAAACCGTCTCTGAAGCGTTGAACATATCCGAGACGGGTCACTTGACCTTTGCAACTTTGCATACTAATAGCTGCGCGGAGACAATCAACCGTGTCATCGACGTGTTCCCGGTTAACCAACAGGAGCAGATTCGCGTGACGCTCTCCTTCGTGCTGCAGGGCGTTGTGTCCCAGCAACTGATTCCGCGCATTGGAGGCGGCCGCTGCCTCGCAACCGAAATCATGGTCTGCACGCCGGCTATTCGCGCGTTGATTCGCGACGACAAAATACACCAGGTATACAGCATGCTCCAGTCAGGTCAGAAGTATGGCATGAAAACCATGAACATGTCGCTGGCTGAGCTTTACTTGTCGCGCAAGATCACCATCGGCGAAGCGATGTCGCGCTCGTCGAATGTTCAGGAACTCAATGAGATGCTCTCGCGCGTTCAATCCGTCGCAGAAGTTCATCGTTAA
- a CDS encoding roadblock/LC7 domain-containing protein, with protein MAGDKLIVYWDDTEKIDTVMTRLLKGSEAKCALLVDKDGHLIARHGFTQTLDTTALSALMAGSFASTAEIAKLVGEPEFSVLFHQGKKDHIHMGLVGDRSILAVVFDDRTTIGMVRLYAKEAAEELQKVFETVLQKINSDDQGLSEEFTTSAENKLEDIFRE; from the coding sequence GTGGCTGGCGACAAACTAATCGTTTATTGGGACGACACCGAGAAGATCGATACGGTGATGACCAGGCTTTTGAAAGGATCAGAAGCAAAATGTGCGCTACTGGTGGATAAGGACGGACATCTCATCGCCCGGCACGGGTTCACGCAAACGCTGGACACCACCGCGCTCTCGGCGTTGATGGCTGGCAGCTTTGCCTCCACCGCTGAAATCGCCAAACTCGTTGGCGAACCCGAATTTTCGGTCTTGTTCCATCAGGGTAAAAAAGACCACATCCACATGGGTCTGGTCGGTGACCGCTCGATTCTTGCTGTCGTCTTCGACGATCGCACGACTATCGGCATGGTCCGCCTCTATGCCAAGGAAGCGGCAGAGGAATTGCAGAAGGTCTTCGAAACCGTTCTGCAGAAAATCAACAGCGATGACCAGGGATTGTCGGAGGAGTTCACAACCTCCGCGGAAAACAAGCTGGAAGACATCTTCCGCGAGTAA
- a CDS encoding GTPase domain-containing protein translates to MVSINYSSREVNCKIVYYGPGLSGKTTNLQYVHAKVPKKTRGDLISLATDADRTLYFDFLPINIGAINGFATKFQLYTVPGQVFYNATRKLVLRGVDGVVFVGDSQRSKKEENIESLNNLKENLVEYGYDIMSLPIVLQYNKRDLPDVMSIAELQADLNWNNLPYFEASAVKGVGVFDTLKLITKLVLNKAKKGDEVVSNSDPGISAGETPQYSVSANQHSAPFPEIHNAPEPEFARTAASAQTKTTTVAPAPAAASQRRVEVNAKPSEDWNMAQVADAPLPAAKSERNPRTTLSDIESKLTPIGNDDFNSMKADNAPQPQARVESSASDFADAFEVPKVMGMQKSTRVKKKKRKFFLFRWFSRDND, encoded by the coding sequence ATGGTATCGATCAACTATTCAAGCCGGGAAGTCAACTGCAAGATTGTCTATTATGGGCCCGGCTTGTCGGGAAAGACAACCAATTTGCAGTATGTGCACGCCAAGGTGCCAAAGAAGACGCGCGGTGATTTGATCAGCCTTGCGACCGATGCCGACCGCACGCTCTACTTTGACTTTCTGCCGATCAACATCGGCGCGATCAATGGCTTCGCTACCAAATTCCAACTCTACACCGTGCCGGGACAGGTTTTCTACAATGCCACCCGCAAACTGGTGCTGCGCGGAGTTGATGGTGTGGTCTTTGTCGGTGATTCGCAGCGCTCCAAAAAGGAAGAGAACATCGAGTCGTTGAACAATCTCAAAGAGAACTTGGTCGAATACGGCTATGACATCATGAGTCTGCCGATCGTTCTTCAGTACAACAAGCGCGACCTTCCGGACGTCATGAGCATTGCCGAACTGCAAGCCGATCTCAATTGGAATAATCTTCCTTACTTTGAAGCCTCCGCCGTTAAGGGCGTGGGAGTCTTCGATACGCTCAAGCTGATTACCAAGCTCGTTCTCAACAAGGCGAAGAAAGGCGACGAGGTCGTCTCCAATTCGGATCCGGGTATCAGTGCCGGCGAGACTCCGCAATATTCAGTGAGCGCAAACCAGCACTCGGCTCCGTTCCCGGAAATTCACAATGCGCCGGAACCGGAATTTGCCCGTACTGCTGCTTCCGCTCAGACGAAAACGACCACGGTTGCACCTGCTCCGGCGGCCGCGTCTCAGCGACGTGTAGAAGTCAACGCCAAACCGAGCGAAGACTGGAACATGGCTCAAGTCGCCGACGCACCGTTGCCCGCGGCCAAGTCCGAAAGAAATCCGCGCACAACGCTGTCGGATATCGAAAGTAAACTCACACCGATCGGTAATGATGACTTCAATTCAATGAAGGCAGATAATGCGCCACAACCGCAAGCACGAGTTGAATCATCGGCATCCGATTTTGCGGACGCCTTCGAAGTTCCCAAAGTCATGGGAATGCAGAAGAGCACGCGCGTTAAAAAGAAAAAAAGAAAATTCTTCTTATTCCGCTGGTTCAGCCGGGATAATGACTAA